ACgtagcattaaaattttaaaaattgattataaatcttaaaaaaatatgtagaatAAACTGAAATTAGgataatattagtaaaaagattttttataaaatatttttagaacgCGAATtgaaaaactttaaaatatttataggataaaatttgaaatataataatattaataaaaatttattatcaaaaaattttgGGGTGGTGGCTCCCCCTTGGCGCATGTGTCCGCCATTGCTCGTAGCAGTGAcgagaaaaatataaaaagaaaatacaacaTTTATGTAAGCTGCTCACAACCctcaatattattatatatgctTTGCGTCTAGCTGCTATAATGATTGAATTtgactaattaaaattattacttttttgataattaatctATTGATATCATAAGACAATatataatctataatttttgATATGCGACTAATTAAAGTGATGGATCGGctaaaatataccatttcttACACATTtccatatatgtatatattgtCTTAATTTCTACTTTGcactttagttttttatatgtGACTACTTTATCCAAATGTTAGTTCAGATTTGGCAAATGATCTCTCTACTATGTCTCACTAATCAATGAGATTGAGCCTTTGTACTATTTGTTTGGCTAAAATGTAGTCGTTTTCTTAAGTCACGTATAAATAGCTAGGACTTTTGTTAGCTGAACTCCACATAATTCTTCGATATCATTAAAAACACGACGTCATTTGTCCATGTAAATAATATAGATAGATTAACTCTACAAGCCACGTTACTCTTCACCATAATTGGcctttcattttgttttatgtAAAGGTAATAAATTTTTCCTTTGTCTATCGATGGTATGGAATCAAGTGCATATAGAGGGGAACCTACTTATCGTAACCTAAGAAGGAGACTTTGCACCATATCCTTGCTCAAATGTAAGTGTGATTTATGGTCTTGGTTTCCTCTTTTTATTGAGctgaaaatgaattttttcttttatattttgagtttTAGGGTATAGAATGTGACTTATTTCAATAGTATGAGAGGGAATACattgattatcaattgaatTATGTGAATGGATTAAGATGTGACATAGCGgaaactttaataaaaaagatatcatGAAAAATTGAAGTTTAGCCTTCTATTAGTCTGTTGATTCACACACGAATACCAAAAAATAGAATCAAAACTCTTTGTTCTAAaagaatattgaaaatttgagAATAAAGAGAAATCTATCTCTTaaacaatttttattaatctcaataataatttgataaactAGTTTTGcttacatatatataagatttGCAAAATAACTTTAACatttaaagttaataaataaaagtaaaacttataaaataaatagcacTTAATACCATAATTTAACTTAACAAAACTTTAAAATCCTTTATGATTTATGTATCAAGTTTAATAATCTCCATTACTAATAACTGTTAGATTGTAACATTTATGTTTAATGTCTTTTTccttattgtttatgtttaatGTCTTTTATCCCCTTATTCCAAGAATTCTAAGGCTTTTTGCTCTGCATCAAGAAGGCAGGTTAATGCACtaaagaatgaaagaaatgAAGCTTTGCTTCAAGCTGGTGAAGGCCATGCTATTAATGTTATTAGAAAGAGGAAGTTATGGCTATTAGGGTAGAGGTGGAAGTAATAAGGGAATCAAACAATGTTTTAAGGGCTGAGAatcaattgctaaaagaagAGATGAGGCCTGTATATGGAGATTGACTATTTCAAAGAGAAACTAAATGGAAGTAAATAGATGTGGTACATAGTGGGATGCAGTGTTGCTGCTACTTGCATTGTTGGTCTAACTTTATAATGTtagacaattttttttatgtacttGTTATGAAGTTGTAAAACTGTATAATTGGCTACCTAATTGCAATTGATGGCTATTTTTTGAAGTAAATTTCACTGATGGCTATTTTCTATCTCCATTTGGTACTATTTTATGTTAACTATTGGcatcaattgaaataaatgaaatgcaaCTCATAAGAATATAAGATACTGacattaaattcaaaaaagttTAGGACATGATTTCTAAGTTTGAGGAGTATAAATTGCAAACtataataaaacaactaaATTCGTAGTAAAATACTACAATTACACAATTACTTGCAAAAGTACTTGCAAACAAAATGATATTGATTACAAATCAACTGTTAAAGTTTAAGACATTAACTTCATGATTTCCAAACTAGGTCCTCTTTGCCTTTGCtgaatcttttatttcttttagcttGTAGTTGTTTGAGTGAGACTGTAGGAGTATTTTTGGAAATGAAGTTCTCTAACTTGAAGAGTAGCATCTAGATAATCTCTATTTAAGATTAATGAAGCAATATAATCTGTCAGTGAGTTTTTTAGGGCTTATGACATATGTCGTCACCCTTTAAGCTTATATTTAGACCACTGATTTCTTTGGTGCTTTGGCCTTTACTTTTGTACCCACCATACAAGGGTCTAATTACAGTCTATAAAGTAGGAATACAACCAAGCATAATTTATTGAAGGaatgcatataaatatatatacttgcTAAATATTGACCTTCATCATTATCTATAAAGATGCAATACCAACTTTTAAGTTTACATAATAACCTTCTCCTACACTGCCCTTTCTAGTGCTTGATAGTTACGAAGTGTTATTTGTCATTGCCAACAAGAGTAGTCTTATAAACTACTTGATTAATAGATTTCATCATTTGTCTATTAGTACAAAAATATCCATGCGCTACAGTAAAAAACTCGTCCGAACATGGCCTTTGCATTATGAACTTGTCAACACTTGCCATAGTTGAATAGACCCCTTCCTTTTGGCATCATAAGTTAAtgcttttccttttattttggaattgtttcttttttattgagaatttcttaaatattcaaaattctctATAACTCCTGGATTGGCAATATCTTTCTTTGAAGTTTGTGActcaactttttatttttttgccttattactttttttcaccttatacaaaataaaaaaataataatcagtTATAAACAccaaaatatgtaaaatttaatcaataaagcaactataattaaaattactattgTTTCATCTGTTTTATTGGagctgtcacgaccccacccgtgggcccgtgaccggcactagggaatgggtaggcttaaggccaccgaaacccgtagtaagcctgacactcactgatttaaacaaatctcatctcaaattaatattattaaaaccacaaattatcttaatagctacattctacataaatacttcggtctgccagaaaaactaggcgagacctgaagctcagaaaatttacaactgatacatttactattactactgcggagaatctaagatttaccaatttacataccaaatcaaatacatcacccgatgatgaaggagtcaagattcttgaataagagtcgcggagAACTAACAAGTCACGAATccgaaaaaatataaatggaggcggtctagagtgagttaaaatcaaataatctagggactattgcttcttctcggaaaacatagattattcaaatcagatatcaaaccatactataatcataccctactatttccttcacataaaatattaatcattcgaataaaaatatcaaccatgcacgtaaatacaatccatattataatcataccataataaataaataaatgaataaataaaaatatatttttacttttacgggacgagtggctcaagagaaccctaaccccaaattctaatagcctttcggctctcttaatccaacagtctGGCGCccggagagcaagctcgatcggggtccttacctccgactgaacacttgaattccaaataagccggccagagagcattgctcgatcggggaccttaactccggcaatcaatcgaactcggccagagcaagctcgatcggAAGTGcataaatccataataaccttatatccatgatcattaccggcaGACGCgtcccgatgtaacccatcaaagtggcatgttctacaagccacatttcccaaatcgcaatcaccacatttaataaatatcattgtctaatgaaatcattcaacacttatcggaaataaagatttaaaatttaggataaggcaacgtgcaattcgtgtcgatgaataataatatctgtattattataacgttactaataataatatttatattattttcaataattaatagtctagtgaaatcatttacgttgcgatactaataaccatattatgcataaactttcaaaatagcatattaaatcagacttagcaatagtgcaatgattaaatgactttaactcacaggtttggcgacctcctagctctgctccggtgcctcggttggagcgagccgaatgcatgatcatctaatcatggaaaacaatttatcaataccgagacaatcgatcattaatcctagatCTAGACTCCTacagaatctcgactcggagaattctaccgaaaatccggtagaacctcccctacaacacgaacattaccccccgtaaaaacgggtccaggacctgccagaaaaacactccaaatatccaacaatttaaacaacgggagtcgggtccccaaactttaCTATTTCCCGAccccgccacacagcacaaaatacgaggcaggcaaactgacagacaattatttttgactcacaaaaatcatcaaatactcaatataaaccattagacacaattaaaccaagaatttctaaaattaacgggccaaagataattaccgagacgcttgatcgctcgcggagtccgatcgacgatccgaacacaccatcggactcacaacgacggcCACGATGACGATCCCTCGCCCGATTTTCTGATCCGACACCCGaccatccggagagatttgcgaacGATCATACCgccgatttgcaaacgaagcccgatcgcccacgaaaccagtgccatcgcgaagcttgagatgaggagaatcgggatacatcctctgatcgtccatcctccggccGGATCTCGCCGGAAGAAAAACGgccgccaccattttctctctccaccggatcttccgtctccggccACCAGCCGCTAAAAGAAAGCTCGCCGTagagagccgatcgccacctcGGCCGGCCGGAACACGCCTGAAGCCGCCGCTTTTCCGCCCGGCCGCCCACGCCCCGACGGCCGGACGACGCACGCcttccttccttcttcttctgccatcgctctctctctctctccgatctactttctctctccccgatttctttcccttcaatatcgacatttgacccctgaacttttccttattacaatttagtccctcaactttcttaattacttacaaatttcatcctgcagaattccaatttgacccccaaacttctttttagcctttcaattaagcccttaactatttaatttgggccaaaaccgaattattgaaaatacacaattacaaaaatacctctgaccgacatatttatttacgaaaataccaaactcacaaatttccattaaaaccccataaaaataacattatacttttaatccttattccaaaataatcctccaattaaatcctacacacaattaaattaaataatcaatttccaactcaaaatttaatactactaatcaattataataccaattttctcaaaattcttttacaaaaacatcccttacaatttctatcataattttccaatatataattttatttatataaatatgcatttgggaaaatttgaataaccaaaatataatcatttctcaaatagtttacttgaataaaaataaagctaaaattaacttaaataaaaactcactattaaatatatattaaaaaaaaatttcgggtgttaCAGGAGCATCTCCTAATATTATGATCAACTTATTTGTATATCCATAAATCATAATTCTTGCTTCTCTAGATAGCTTTCCTATAGTTTCAACTTCATCTTTATCCTTCCTCCTTACCTTTTTTTGGTCTTTCAagcatttcttttaaattttggtGGTTCAATAATTTCCAAGCCTGTCTTTTGCCAATTTTTTTATGGTACACATTTGATATGTAGGCATAAGCCTTCAAATAGGTTTCTTTAGTATACCAATATACAACATGATGCTTTGGAtggttttctttaaaataaattgtacaTACTATATGTTGACATAAGATCCATGTCAGGTCTCACTCTCTATAGATGCATGTCATGCTTGCAACATCAATTGTACGCTTATCATCCCAGTCATTAACATTAGTGATTTCATACCCACTGTCTTTCTTTGCTTTATTTCTATACCAAAATTCTCTAACTTTGTTTCTAGCTTCCTGCAActcatcctcatcatcattTGTGAGACAAGCtatattgacacatattttattaaaggtTTAATGTTTGATAAATTCTATTAAACCTCTTCTTCATCAAACAGCTCTTCTATATGAACATCATTACCATCTAATAATCCCTCCTCAACACCCTCATTTGACTCTATTGATAGGTTCGCTATACACATTTTGTATGTTACTATTCAAAACATGCACAAATGGTTGGGCAACTATCAACATAGGACtaatgtaattaaataatatatcacATACAAACCACTAATGTAATTCTACCCTAACTCTTTAACATAGGACATCATATTAGgaaatgataattaaataatatatcaatCACACACCATTGTCTATTTCTTATCTTTAACATATTTGATTCCGTTGCTTTGGTTATCAAACCACCATGATACATGACCAAATCTACTTTAATGACCGACATAcctaatcaatataatatatatattattgagTTACTAGTAAACCAAAACGCacagaaagacaaaaaaaagacaaaaaaatgaCACAACGTAAAAACAGTTTGAAATATGTTGTTATTGTTTGACACactataaaaagaaaggacACACGCTTTTAACAGTATAAAggcatttaaaaagaaaataaagcttTGGCGATCACATAACATtgatttcaataaaaatttcatagtAAAGAAAACACCATTTACTTCAAATAAAGCTCCAAGCTCCACCACTAACCCTACACTTcttttttatactattttttctctttttctctaaaCATGttcttctaataatttaataaatgacaTTACTAAAGACAAACTTTAACATTTTGAGTTAGAGTTCCTAATTGCATTTTGGGTGAGAATCAAATACTAATATAACAAAGATTGTGTATTTCAACTTGGCAATTTAGGAATTCTATttgtacaaaaaaaaattaaaaattagggattcaatttagtatatattgtTGTAAAGTCCGTTTTTAccctttttctttgtgttatattactttataataaattaaaaaaaaaaaatattacatcgGTGGCTTTAGTTATCGTTGTTGGCAATagtgaattttttaatcagCCACAAATAATAGCACGTTTAGTACTTCTCGACAGCATCTTGAAATAAggattatatattaatcaaataaatggatttaatctagaaaagaaatgaaaatacacCAATggtaaataatcaaataaactCAAATTGCATGGTAAATAATTCTTAACAGCTTTACATAAGTGTGCATAGGTATATGCAAAAAAGAGAgggttttataattaattattatctatatattcttagttcaaatatttattaaaagaatatattaggACTTATAGAATTGTGTTATTAtctatttcatataatttatgtaattcataaattgtttataaaatataaacccaatgcttaattataaaaatatttaaatttaccaTATGAAGCACGAGTATTATAACTAattaacaatttttattttttagtaattaataaaactagTTATGTGCCTGTTATTGACGacaattcttattattttaatcataaatatttttaatttataaatttaaattaatttttattttaaaagtatttttatgtGTAAAAACCAATGTATaatatcatttaataaatttacataattaactatattaaataattataattgacATAAACCAATatataacaattataaaaattgtacATTAGCATTAGGCCCAATGACCTAAATATTCTTTCTATGTTGTCTAATTGTACTTAAAATTTCCACAACAATCACCAttcttctaatttcttttcttttctattagaAGATTTCTGCAATactgaaataaaatttgagcTAATGTCTACCATACGTGACAGCAGAATTAATaatccttttgtttttctttaagaaaagaaaaaatgaaaaagccACATCACTGAATGACTTGCTGACATGAGTCTTTTATCAAATCCAAGGCATTTTGATTAAAGAACCAAACGACATTTGCTAAAGAAATCAACTAATAGAAAGAAAaccatattattaaataaatagatgaaatgAACTAtgcgaaaaaaaaaaatgtcatctgaataaatgaaaaaacaagCCATACGTGTCCCAAATAACTCCGGAGAGATACTCCGACTACAGatgaaatcaaagaaaaacaaaagacaaATACACACTCTACATCCTCTGTGTGGAATGTAGCCTCTCTTATAAACGTACATGAAGTAAAGAACATAATCAAATCAAGGATGTTTAGTTCCCAGCTGGGGGCGGGGAGAGGAAAGGAATAGAGGGAATCGCAGTTGGGATAGTGGGTATTGAAGGCATGCTTGACAATGGAGGCAAAGTGGCCTTCAGAAGAGTAGGCATGCTGGGCAAACTAGGAAGTGGAGGGAGTGTTGGTTTAGGCAGAGAAGGTTGGGTGGTTGGCAAAGTTGGCAATGTAGGCTGTGGAAGAGTTGGAATACTTGGCAATGGTGGCAATGCAGGCTTTGGCAGAGTTGGCACTGACGGCAAAGGTGGCATTTGAAGAAGATTGCGAGCAGCTACTCCCATATCTATGCCTGAAAATGCCAAAGCAATgaagaaaacaaagagaaaattCTTGAAAGAAGCCATGTTAGACCTTCAAACTTAACTATTAGATCTTGTAGAAATCTTTGTTATGTTTTTTGGAATGAGGGAAGCCAATCTGGTCTTGGGATTATATAGGAGCTGAGGTTTATGGGGATGATAGCACTTGTCTGGCTTTTAGTAGGTATGTTATAGGTAAGAACAATGGAGAAAACTGGAGAATTAGCTTACCTTCACATCCAACTTTATTACAGTTATGAGTTGTTAAAGATGTAGCTTTGGTTGGTTAGAAAATGAAGTCATAGTGTTCTGATATTTAGGTTGTACAAAGTATGGAGGACAACCTCAATTCCACTGCACATCCAGATCTTTTGGAAGTTGtaagtaatattttttgacACTAGAGTCTTGAAAGTTCTAAGTATTTAATCAGATTGACATTctgaatcaaattaaaaattcttttatgagTAATCGATTAGAAATctttttgaatatatttaaatttggtgtatatattataattaatgaaaatatgacATGTATGTATGAGTGTGAGTGTTTTACATTttagtattgaatgattgacacatattttataatttacaactaatgaatatgtgtcaattatttattaatttaatatataaataaagacataAACTAAATCTGAATAAAACAATTTAGGTCAAAGAAAGTGAGGACATGTCTTGACTAGCTATCATGGTGTGATGAGTGAGTCTTTCAATAAATTGTATGTAAGCATATCTAATCCTTTTCTTCTAGAAAAGCCTGTGATGATGTTTATGGACATTATCTAAAGATTGGAAGTCGGTGATCTTTGAAGGAGATGCGTTAGAAGTGATTCAATGTGCTTCTAGGTCAACTGTTGTACTGATTGCTGCTACTTCTGTTTTTTCATGACATCCAGATCTTTGTTCCTTCCTTTCGTAGAGTTGTTTTACTATATTGGGTCATGATAAAGCCAAACATTTGTTTTTCCCCTCTCTGTaatcttcttttatcttcagtaaaaaaaaacataaactTTTCTTTACCATTATTAAACAAACAGTTTAGAATTCCATACACACAAGTAGATGTCATTtccaacaaaaaaaagaattaagaatatatatatatattgaactAAATTCCATTCTAAATTTCGTATATTAGACTTGTCATAAACAGGCTTAATACACACTGACTCTTCATCATGTGAATCAAGCagaaatgaaacaaaatgaagaagaaatataaatacagATTATGATTTCTAAGATATGAagagattaattatttttgtttacaCTTTATAACTAAAGAGACCTTGTGGTATGACAGACTATGATCAGGTtgacaaaatattatttagtgTTCAATGAAGGAGGAGTTCTCTGAGAGTAGGGTGCAGAGATAAATAAACAGAATGCCAACCGTTCTGAGAAGGGTGAACCGAGTCCCAAAAGAATGATAACTCAGGATGCTTGCATACCACATACTTTCTTTCCCCATTTTCGTGAACCTGCCCACATCCGTTTTGGCTAGTCACACCGTCACAGCATGGCCTCAGTGGATTTTTGCAGTCCATATTCCCTGCAgcaaacaataataattttatagggTTTGTGCCGAATACCATACGTAAGGGTAATATGTAATGTAATATGTAacctaaaaattttattttgacatatttattattttttatatataaaatttaattttatatataattttataggtttgtttattaatttttttattagtaaattatatttctaattaaacacaaactctaattctaaaaaataacatattaattatattaactaataaataattttttaatcagataataatattaattctatcctaaaaaatagcatattaataatattttgatattatattaattaataaattattttttaattagatataattctatttttagaaactaacattttaaattatatttttaataataaattaattttt
The nucleotide sequence above comes from Ricinus communis isolate WT05 ecotype wild-type chromosome 6, ASM1957865v1, whole genome shotgun sequence. Encoded proteins:
- the LOC8285644 gene encoding protein PELPK1, which translates into the protein MASFKNFLFVFFIALAFSGIDMGVAARNLLQMPPLPSVPTLPKPALPPLPSIPTLPQPTLPTLPTTQPSLPKPTLPPLPSLPSMPTLLKATLPPLSSMPSIPTIPTAIPSIPFLSPPPAGN